One genomic window of Tachypleus tridentatus isolate NWPU-2018 chromosome 12, ASM421037v1, whole genome shotgun sequence includes the following:
- the LOC143233765 gene encoding LOW QUALITY PROTEIN: transcriptional regulator ATRX-like (The sequence of the model RefSeq protein was modified relative to this genomic sequence to represent the inferred CDS: deleted 1 base in 1 codon) has product MPQLVINSSECMVYLGPEKGSRPRSKISDEEIATMTVNCTACGNQVNHLDPAEVKRHIKLGVLLCRKCFKYYGSGTFQKDENGVDEYCRWCAEGGNLIICDFCENAFCKECIRRNFGRRELTKATEATRWQCYVCNSEPLYGLVSFCMMVQEFAQQHTSDGKDKVSKKSSLRSKDVFKEIEMFSKKLLNEQTSTTSSESWLEEDFTQGLIALNMTVENILKVREKYRRKATQPHSVQSGVRRFINVFRTHVQNIEVVLKKH; this is encoded by the exons ATGCCTCAGTTAGTAATCAATAGCAGTGAGTGCATGGTGTATCTTGGACCTGAGAAGGGATCTCGGCCACGTTCCAAGATATCAg atgaAGAAATTGCAACAATGACTGTAAACTGTACAGCTTGTGGTAACCAAGTGAATCATCTTGACCCAGCAGAAGTCAAGAGACATATTAAACTTGGAGTGTTGTTATGTAGA AAATGCTTCAAGTACTATGGATCTGGTACATTTCAAAAGGATGAAAACGGAGTGGACGAGTACTGTCGATGGTGTGCTGAAGGAGGTAACCTCATCATTTGCGACTTCTGCGAAAATGCCTTTTGTAAGGAGTGCATTCGG AGAAATTTTGGAAGAAGAGAACTTACAAAAGCAACAGAAGCAACAAGGTGGCAATGCTATGTGTGCAATTCTGAACCATTGTATGGTCTGGTGTCGTTCTGTATGATGGTTCAGGAGTTTGCTCAACAGCATACAAGTGATGGAAAGGATAAAGTTTCAAAGAAATCGAGTCTTCGAAGTAAAGACGTTTTCAAAGAAATCGagatgttttctaagaaattgtTAAATGAACAGACTTCGACGACCAGTTCAGAGTCGTGGCTGGAGGAGGACTTCACTCAAGGACTTATTGCTCTAAACATGACTGTGGAAAATATCCTGAAAGTACGTGAAAAGTACAGGCGAAAAGCAACACAGCCTCACTCTGTTCAGTCTGGTGTGAGGCGCTTCATAAACGTTTTCAGAACTCATGTTCAAAATATTGAAGTGGTCTTAAAAAAGCATTGA